Proteins encoded within one genomic window of Prauserella marina:
- a CDS encoding ABC transporter ATP-binding protein: MPVPPSSAARGVSAREIDIAYGGDVVVHATSISLEAGTVTALIGPNGSGKSTLLRALARLHPPASGAVTFADGADLRALSARDLARRITLLSQQRTAPGGLNVRELIEFGRHPHRSRWGGKDAEGPAAVERAITLTGLAAIADRAVQSLSGGQAQRVWLASCLAQDTGLLLLDEPTTFLDLRYQVEILDVIRDLADRHDVGVGVVLHDLDQAAAIADRLLLLESGRVTAEGTPGEVLTSENLTRAYGIRVDVDEDPSTGRVRTRAVGRFNDAPARASTV, translated from the coding sequence GTGCCTGTGCCCCCGTCCTCAGCGGCCCGCGGCGTCTCCGCGCGCGAGATCGACATCGCCTATGGCGGCGACGTCGTCGTGCACGCCACGTCGATCTCGCTCGAAGCGGGCACCGTCACCGCCTTGATCGGCCCCAACGGCAGCGGCAAGTCCACCCTGCTTCGCGCGCTCGCGCGACTGCATCCCCCGGCGTCCGGCGCGGTCACCTTCGCCGACGGCGCCGATCTGCGGGCACTGTCGGCAAGGGACCTCGCCCGCCGGATCACGTTGCTGTCCCAGCAAAGGACAGCGCCTGGCGGGCTGAACGTGCGCGAGCTCATCGAGTTCGGCAGGCACCCTCACCGGTCACGGTGGGGCGGAAAGGACGCCGAAGGGCCCGCCGCCGTCGAGCGGGCGATCACGCTGACCGGTCTCGCCGCGATCGCCGACCGCGCCGTGCAGTCGCTGTCCGGCGGCCAGGCACAACGGGTGTGGCTCGCGAGCTGCCTCGCCCAGGACACCGGGCTGCTACTGCTCGACGAGCCGACCACCTTCCTCGACCTGCGCTACCAGGTCGAAATCCTCGACGTGATCCGCGACCTGGCCGATCGGCACGACGTCGGTGTCGGCGTCGTGCTGCACGATCTCGACCAGGCCGCTGCCATCGCCGACCGGTTGCTGCTGCTCGAATCGGGGCGGGTCACCGCTGAGGGCACTCCCGGCGAGGTACTGACCAGCGAGAACCTGACTCGCGCCTACGGCATCAGGGTCGACGTCGACGAGGACCCCTCGACCGGACGCGTCCGCACCCGCGCCGTCGGCCGCTTCAACGACGCCCCCGCGCGGGCGAGCACAGTCTGA
- a CDS encoding SDR family NAD(P)-dependent oxidoreductase, with translation MTTTGIETRHMADERQGRAWFITGASRGLGRAFAEAALAAGDRVVGTARDVGPLAELAVGYQGRLLALELDIADRAAVHAVVDKAVAELGGLDIVVNNAGQLLYGMLEEATEEQVRAHFDTNVHGALWVGQAVLPYLREQGSGHVVQVTSMGSTGGFASVGLYSAGKAALDALSEALAMEVESFGVSVTIVQPGSFATDLFTRGTTMTEERGHYAPLRAKLAELWADADAGEPAEAAAVLLRAIEIQPPPKRLILGSTSYDLVLKDLEARIGEHRRWEELSRQAGQA, from the coding sequence ATGACCACCACGGGTATCGAGACCCGCCACATGGCCGATGAGCGTCAGGGAAGGGCCTGGTTCATCACGGGTGCCTCACGCGGTCTCGGCCGCGCGTTCGCCGAGGCGGCGCTCGCGGCAGGCGACCGGGTCGTCGGCACCGCGAGGGACGTCGGCCCGCTCGCCGAACTCGCCGTCGGATACCAGGGCAGACTGCTCGCACTGGAACTGGACATCGCAGATCGGGCCGCCGTCCACGCCGTCGTCGACAAGGCCGTCGCCGAGCTCGGCGGGCTCGACATCGTCGTCAACAACGCGGGTCAGCTCCTGTACGGCATGCTCGAAGAAGCGACAGAGGAGCAGGTGCGCGCCCACTTCGACACCAACGTGCACGGTGCGCTCTGGGTCGGCCAGGCGGTGCTGCCGTACCTGCGAGAGCAGGGCAGCGGGCACGTCGTGCAGGTGACGTCCATGGGATCGACGGGAGGTTTCGCCTCGGTCGGCCTCTACAGCGCCGGAAAAGCGGCGCTGGACGCGCTCAGCGAAGCACTCGCCATGGAAGTGGAGTCCTTCGGTGTCTCGGTGACCATCGTGCAGCCGGGCAGTTTCGCCACCGACCTGTTCACCCGGGGCACGACCATGACCGAGGAACGCGGTCACTACGCCCCGCTGCGGGCCAAGCTCGCCGAACTGTGGGCCGATGCCGACGCGGGCGAGCCGGCCGAGGCCGCGGCCGTGCTGCTCAGGGCGATCGAGATCCAGCCTCCGCCCAAGCGGCTCATTCTCGGCTCGACCTCCTACGACCTGGTGCTGAAGGACCTCGAAGCGCGCATCGGCGAACACCGCCGCTGGGAAGAACTCAGCAGGCAGGCCGGGCAGGCGTGA
- a CDS encoding TetR/AcrR family transcriptional regulator produces MTNRPNPARRNAKSRSAILAATRALITEAGYQKVSIEAIAAKAGVGKQTIYRWWPSKGAVVFDAILALSEGDPEQENHGAEKDSGTMALPDTGDLEADLKTVLRATVAEFTDPAFEAPVRALNIEIAGDPELAAGYRERMAAPMAAVKKDRLRSGQRAGQLDSGADLDLVIDLLWSPIAQRWLLRTGALDDAFADGLVDAVLRAFAPS; encoded by the coding sequence ATGACGAACCGGCCGAATCCAGCACGACGCAACGCGAAGTCCCGGTCCGCGATCCTTGCGGCGACAAGGGCGCTCATCACCGAGGCCGGCTACCAGAAGGTCAGCATCGAGGCGATCGCGGCGAAGGCGGGAGTCGGCAAGCAGACCATCTACCGCTGGTGGCCTTCGAAGGGCGCGGTGGTCTTCGACGCGATCCTCGCACTCAGCGAAGGCGATCCCGAGCAGGAAAACCATGGTGCCGAAAAGGATTCCGGCACCATGGCCCTGCCGGACACGGGCGACCTCGAAGCCGATCTGAAGACCGTCCTGCGGGCGACGGTCGCCGAATTCACCGATCCCGCCTTCGAAGCACCCGTGCGCGCGCTCAACATCGAGATCGCGGGCGACCCCGAATTGGCCGCCGGGTACAGGGAACGCATGGCGGCACCGATGGCGGCGGTGAAGAAGGACCGGCTCCGGAGTGGGCAACGCGCGGGCCAACTCGATTCCGGCGCCGATCTCGATCTCGTCATCGACCTGCTCTGGTCCCCCATCGCCCAGCGCTGGCTGCTGCGCACCGGGGCGCTCGACGACGCCTTCGCCGACGGCCTCGTCGACGCGGTGCTGCGCGCGTTCGCTCCTTCCTGA
- a CDS encoding tetratricopeptide repeat protein yields MTKGVPEGRIVQNVHAEAGNAYGLIGGDLHVIEGAGPVYLLRDHLSGDRPPPPLTALDGFPAQPSQLLNARSAVVDFTGRTDEVDELTAWRDGDESRAVLWLHAPGGHGKTRLANLIAERATADGWKVLTAEHTTGLVDAAEPSSQDLRTTNATGLLLIADYADRWPLAHLAMLFGNKVLRADVPVRVLLLARSPHVWPSLRHALVQAGWPGEACVSKGLEPLPLAGEARQHMFVAARDCFASRYRIPPAEIPVPRWLDRAEFGLALAVHMAALVAVDRLARTADTPGAPEDMTGLTAYLLQRERHHWHTLHDSGTNLADGNPAGGRVAFRTPPDDMARVVFTATLTGPVSYRDAVAALTAVGLGDADRMLTDHGYCYPPSEARTVLEPLYPDRLAEDFLALSIPGHDSPVTVADAWTDGAACLLLTPRGDGSDPPAYAPRAIGFLVAASERWPHLMSCLEELDDLLPDGTKGALTVAAADLAERLANHRLARTPDAEGKANINVALGKRLHEAARAEKAGAAFTEAVRLFRGLAERDPGSFRLSLAEALAYFGGSQIMEGGTEVWWTAFLNKIITGSRWTPTSRQHDALAALDESVGIMRELAAKDPSQHQGDLAVLLGGTAAALMRLERTEEALEKVDEAIASFRKLASGDDDDAGEHELNLCLWLNLRTMILGELDRHEEALEGAVEAVTAARKLHAADPFRHEENLRSTLEHLARVHGELEHEDEALATIGESIVIGRKMAHRDPEFRASLLSSVESREQILIDFGHWEQALAVCTEAAHLSRAIAEADPAGNEEHLAGTLNALSSVLHRLGRQTEAAAALRESIEIRRGLAADNPVEHEWILSVELVQFGAVLGELREWDEALTACTEAAEITLRRENHGRSGPEAHLTTAVTILGDQLAGDEPWRDPRRPGELAGGFAGELAAVVEGFATALAGPARADDRFPGLAEAIESARREFVSRDPVSRIFGELTGTDPLSFEAAMAELRESGFGRPGGTAVPGTEIAEIAENSTEPSAHCADVLLRAIPRLREGASADPRRWEPTFAAALRCACLALRHLGRHEEALSPALEATESVARLAEDDPVAHRPAFAETWLRAGVIIAELGQPSTSAATTDKAVAFARERSSTEPGYLPSLAAMLLVHARTSATLERWEEALDAAAESFHLRTETFVPSGYAEAERFLTDQLGEHARPAQLSALRAAASAARTPP; encoded by the coding sequence GTGACCAAGGGCGTGCCCGAAGGACGGATCGTCCAGAACGTCCACGCCGAGGCCGGAAACGCATACGGGCTCATCGGCGGCGACCTGCACGTCATCGAGGGCGCGGGACCGGTGTACCTGCTGCGGGACCACCTCTCCGGCGACCGGCCGCCGCCTCCGCTCACGGCGCTCGACGGATTTCCCGCGCAGCCGAGCCAACTGCTCAACGCTCGCTCCGCCGTCGTGGACTTCACCGGAAGAACCGACGAGGTCGACGAACTCACCGCATGGCGTGACGGCGACGAGAGCAGAGCGGTGTTGTGGCTGCACGCGCCAGGAGGGCATGGCAAGACGCGGCTGGCGAACTTGATCGCCGAACGCGCGACCGCCGACGGCTGGAAGGTACTCACCGCCGAACACACGACCGGGCTCGTCGACGCGGCCGAACCGTCGAGTCAGGATCTGCGTACCACGAACGCGACCGGGCTGTTGCTGATCGCCGACTACGCCGACCGGTGGCCGCTCGCGCATCTCGCGATGTTGTTCGGCAACAAGGTCCTTCGCGCGGACGTACCGGTCAGGGTGCTGCTGCTGGCGCGGAGCCCGCACGTGTGGCCTTCGCTGCGGCACGCGCTCGTCCAGGCGGGCTGGCCGGGCGAAGCCTGCGTCAGCAAGGGCCTCGAACCGCTTCCACTCGCGGGCGAGGCGAGGCAACACATGTTCGTGGCCGCTCGCGACTGTTTCGCGAGCCGCTACCGGATCCCCCCTGCGGAGATCCCCGTCCCGCGCTGGCTGGACCGCGCCGAATTCGGACTCGCGCTCGCCGTGCACATGGCGGCGCTGGTCGCGGTCGACCGGCTCGCCAGAACGGCGGACACCCCCGGCGCCCCCGAGGACATGACCGGCCTGACCGCCTACCTGCTTCAGCGCGAACGGCATCACTGGCACACCCTCCACGACAGCGGCACGAACCTCGCCGACGGCAACCCCGCCGGAGGTCGCGTCGCGTTCCGGACACCGCCCGACGACATGGCGAGGGTCGTGTTCACCGCGACGCTCACCGGACCGGTTTCCTACCGCGACGCCGTCGCGGCGCTCACGGCCGTCGGCCTGGGTGACGCCGACCGCATGCTGACCGACCACGGTTACTGCTATCCGCCGTCCGAAGCCCGCACCGTCCTGGAGCCGCTCTACCCCGACCGGCTCGCCGAGGACTTCCTCGCGCTGTCGATTCCCGGTCACGATTCGCCGGTCACCGTCGCGGACGCCTGGACCGACGGCGCCGCCTGCCTGCTGCTCACCCCGCGCGGCGACGGTAGCGACCCGCCGGCGTACGCGCCGAGGGCGATCGGCTTCCTCGTCGCGGCGAGCGAGCGGTGGCCGCATCTCATGTCCTGCCTCGAAGAACTGGACGACCTGCTGCCCGACGGCACCAAGGGAGCACTCACCGTCGCCGCGGCCGACCTCGCCGAGCGCCTCGCGAACCACCGGCTGGCGAGAACACCGGATGCCGAGGGCAAAGCGAACATCAACGTCGCGCTCGGCAAGCGTCTTCACGAGGCGGCGCGAGCGGAGAAGGCAGGCGCGGCCTTCACCGAGGCCGTGCGGTTGTTCCGAGGGCTCGCCGAACGGGACCCCGGATCCTTCCGGCTTTCGCTCGCCGAGGCCCTTGCCTACTTCGGTGGCAGCCAGATCATGGAAGGCGGCACGGAGGTCTGGTGGACGGCCTTCCTGAACAAGATCATCACCGGGTCGAGATGGACGCCGACCAGCCGGCAACACGACGCGCTCGCCGCGCTCGACGAGTCGGTGGGCATCATGCGCGAGCTGGCCGCGAAGGATCCGTCGCAACACCAAGGAGATCTCGCCGTCCTGCTCGGCGGTACCGCGGCGGCGCTGATGCGACTGGAGCGCACCGAGGAGGCGCTGGAAAAGGTCGACGAAGCCATCGCGTCGTTTCGGAAACTCGCTTCCGGTGACGATGACGACGCGGGCGAGCACGAGCTGAATCTCTGTCTCTGGCTAAATTTACGGACGATGATCCTCGGCGAGCTGGACCGGCACGAGGAGGCGCTGGAGGGGGCGGTCGAGGCCGTCACCGCGGCGAGGAAGCTCCACGCCGCCGATCCCTTTCGGCATGAGGAAAATCTTCGGTCCACATTGGAACATCTAGCCAGAGTCCACGGTGAACTCGAACACGAGGACGAGGCACTGGCGACGATCGGGGAATCGATCGTCATCGGCAGGAAGATGGCTCACCGCGATCCGGAGTTTCGCGCGAGTCTGTTGTCGTCAGTGGAATCCCGCGAGCAGATCCTCATCGACTTCGGCCACTGGGAGCAGGCGCTCGCCGTGTGCACGGAAGCCGCGCACCTCAGCAGGGCGATCGCCGAGGCCGATCCCGCAGGCAACGAAGAACACCTCGCGGGAACGCTGAACGCGCTGTCGAGCGTGCTTCACCGGCTCGGCAGACAGACCGAGGCCGCCGCCGCCCTTCGCGAGAGCATCGAGATCCGCAGAGGGCTCGCCGCCGACAACCCGGTTGAGCACGAATGGATCCTGTCGGTAGAGCTGGTCCAGTTCGGCGCGGTGCTCGGTGAACTACGGGAGTGGGACGAGGCGCTGACCGCGTGCACGGAGGCCGCGGAGATCACTCTGCGACGCGAGAACCACGGTCGCAGCGGGCCCGAGGCCCACCTCACGACAGCCGTGACGATTCTCGGCGATCAGCTCGCGGGCGACGAGCCGTGGCGGGATCCGCGCAGGCCGGGCGAATTGGCCGGTGGGTTCGCCGGTGAACTCGCGGCCGTGGTCGAAGGCTTCGCCACGGCTCTGGCCGGCCCGGCCAGAGCCGACGACCGGTTTCCCGGGCTCGCCGAAGCCATCGAATCGGCGAGGAGGGAGTTCGTGAGCCGCGACCCCGTTTCCCGGATCTTCGGTGAGCTGACCGGAACCGACCCGTTGTCCTTCGAGGCGGCCATGGCCGAACTGCGCGAAAGCGGCTTCGGCAGACCCGGCGGCACCGCCGTGCCCGGCACCGAGATCGCCGAGATCGCGGAAAACTCGACGGAGCCGTCCGCCCACTGCGCGGACGTGCTTCTGCGTGCGATCCCGCGCCTGCGCGAGGGCGCCAGCGCCGACCCACGCCGGTGGGAGCCCACGTTCGCGGCGGCGTTGCGCTGCGCCTGCCTCGCGCTGCGCCACCTCGGACGGCACGAGGAGGCGCTTTCCCCGGCCCTTGAGGCGACGGAGTCCGTCGCGCGGCTCGCCGAGGACGACCCCGTCGCCCATCGGCCCGCGTTCGCCGAGACCTGGTTGCGGGCGGGGGTGATCATCGCGGAGCTGGGGCAGCCGAGCACGTCGGCGGCCACGACGGACAAGGCCGTCGCGTTCGCGAGAGAGCGGAGTTCCACCGAACCCGGCTACCTGCCTTCGCTGGCGGCGATGCTGCTCGTGCACGCGAGAACGTCGGCCACGCTGGAGCGCTGGGAGGAAGCGCTCGACGCGGCCGCGGAGTCGTTCCACCTCCGGACGGAGACGTTCGTTCCCAGCGGCTACGCAGAGGCGGAGCGGTTTCTGACCGACCAGCTCGGCGAACATGCCCGCCCTGCGCAATTGAGCGCGCTGCGTGCCGCGGCCTCGGCCGCGCGTACGCCGCCGTGA
- a CDS encoding iron-siderophore ABC transporter substrate-binding protein, with protein MRTTKVIIGLSAAAALFVAGCGTTEEAGGGERDTASGDPITVVDSRGKEVTLDGPATRVAATEWNGVEHLVSLGVMPVGVSDIEGYEQWVSAAPLDDTPKDIGTRGEPSTDALGPLDLDLLVVTDSLTEGALEQIEATTPVLVIEGGSTEDAIGSMFESIDMIAKATGTEERATELRTEFDEKIAEGKAAVEDLGATGDQFAFSDAYVDAGSVTIRPFAKGSLVGDVLESIGLRNAWPMEGDPAYGLASADVEGLTALPDVHFWYEANDSFGDPYADELANNAIWKELPFVKSGKVARFSDSLWMFGGVKSMEQYVDAAVEALKE; from the coding sequence ATGCGCACCACCAAGGTGATCATCGGCCTCTCCGCCGCGGCCGCGTTGTTCGTGGCGGGGTGCGGCACGACGGAGGAGGCCGGTGGCGGCGAAAGGGACACGGCGAGCGGCGACCCCATCACGGTCGTCGACTCGCGCGGCAAGGAAGTCACTCTGGACGGTCCTGCCACGCGGGTCGCGGCCACCGAGTGGAACGGGGTCGAACACCTCGTCTCGCTGGGTGTCATGCCCGTCGGCGTTTCCGACATCGAGGGCTACGAGCAGTGGGTGAGCGCGGCACCGCTCGACGACACCCCCAAGGACATCGGAACCAGGGGTGAGCCGAGCACCGACGCGCTCGGTCCCTTGGATCTCGACCTGCTCGTCGTCACCGACAGCCTGACCGAGGGCGCCCTTGAGCAGATCGAGGCGACGACTCCCGTGCTCGTCATCGAGGGCGGCAGCACGGAGGACGCCATCGGTTCGATGTTCGAGAGCATCGACATGATCGCGAAGGCGACCGGTACCGAGGAACGCGCCACTGAGCTCAGGACGGAGTTCGACGAGAAGATCGCCGAGGGCAAGGCCGCGGTCGAGGACCTCGGCGCCACCGGCGACCAGTTCGCCTTCTCCGACGCCTATGTGGACGCGGGCAGCGTCACCATCCGGCCGTTCGCCAAGGGATCGCTCGTCGGCGACGTGCTGGAGAGCATCGGCCTGCGCAACGCGTGGCCGATGGAGGGCGACCCCGCGTACGGGCTCGCGAGCGCCGACGTCGAGGGACTGACCGCGCTTCCCGACGTGCACTTCTGGTACGAGGCCAACGATTCGTTCGGCGACCCGTACGCCGATGAGCTCGCGAACAACGCGATCTGGAAGGAACTCCCGTTCGTGAAGAGCGGCAAGGTGGCGCGCTTCTCGGACTCGCTGTGGATGTTCGGCGGTGTCAAATCGATGGAGCAGTACGTCGACGCCGCCGTCGAAGCACTCAAGGAATAA
- a CDS encoding iron ABC transporter permease: MNNAAPASVHPHRTPETGEAPARRGGRLALLAAGLLTLIVLGSAVHLTQGTASLDAWDVLGFVFGVGTDGPAAVVVESRLPRLLAAILVGVALGVAGAVLQSVARNIMASPDTLAVDAGAHLAVVAVAAFGISLPLLGAAGIAFAGGLAAAVLVLGLSGTGGTGIVRLVLAGTAIALAMVAVTRVLLLLFAQETRGLFAWGAGSLGQNGLSGVTTLAPVVGVALLCLFAMSRRLDLVYLGDDHARALGVHVGRIRAAAILLAVMLAAAAVTVAGPIGFVGLAAPALARLLTNAVPGLHRHAALIPVSAALGVTLLLGADVLLRAMIGSQSALEIPTGVVTTILGAAFLMLLARNIRITSRPAEPPSAGARGGVGVVRYRVVLGTLIVATLGVLASAVLLGDTKLLLGDIGNWLAGQAGPIVSNVMDTRAPRVLAALLAGAALALAGSLIQSVARNPLAEPGIIGVSGGASLGAVTVITLVPGIGFWAQAGFAGLGAALATAIVFALAAKGGFASERLVLIGFGVQAATQALVTLLIALSDPWNETKALTWLGGSTYGRSFEHLVPMALVLLVMVPLLVRARGELDLLSVDDETPRVLGVNVPRTRLLMLAGAALLTGAAVAGIGVIAFVGLVAPHAARAIVGRRHARMLPVAALLGAVLVCLADTIGRTVIAPGQLPAGLTTAIIGAPYFVWLLYRSRKHAG, from the coding sequence GTGAACAACGCGGCTCCGGCCTCCGTCCATCCACATCGGACTCCCGAAACCGGGGAGGCTCCAGCACGGAGGGGCGGCAGGCTGGCGCTGCTGGCCGCGGGCCTGCTCACGCTGATCGTGCTCGGCAGCGCCGTGCACCTGACGCAGGGCACGGCGAGCCTCGACGCGTGGGACGTGCTGGGGTTCGTCTTCGGGGTGGGCACGGATGGGCCTGCCGCGGTGGTCGTCGAATCGCGCTTGCCCCGGCTGCTCGCCGCGATTCTCGTCGGCGTCGCGCTCGGCGTCGCCGGAGCGGTGCTGCAATCGGTGGCCCGCAACATCATGGCGTCGCCGGACACGCTGGCCGTCGACGCGGGCGCGCACCTCGCCGTCGTCGCGGTCGCGGCGTTCGGGATCTCGTTGCCGCTGCTCGGTGCCGCCGGAATCGCGTTCGCGGGCGGCCTCGCCGCCGCGGTACTGGTGCTGGGCCTTTCCGGGACCGGGGGGACGGGCATCGTGCGCCTCGTGCTCGCCGGTACCGCGATCGCGCTGGCGATGGTCGCCGTGACCAGGGTGCTGCTGTTGCTGTTCGCGCAAGAGACGAGGGGCCTCTTCGCGTGGGGAGCGGGCTCGCTCGGTCAGAACGGGCTGTCAGGGGTGACCACGCTCGCGCCGGTCGTCGGGGTGGCGCTGCTGTGCCTGTTCGCGATGTCCCGCCGCCTCGACCTGGTGTATCTCGGCGACGACCACGCCAGAGCTCTCGGCGTGCACGTGGGGCGGATCAGGGCTGCGGCGATCCTGCTGGCCGTGATGCTGGCCGCCGCCGCGGTCACCGTGGCCGGCCCGATCGGTTTCGTCGGGCTGGCCGCACCGGCGCTCGCGAGGCTGCTCACCAACGCGGTGCCGGGGCTGCACCGGCACGCCGCGCTCATTCCCGTCTCCGCCGCACTCGGGGTGACGCTGCTGCTTGGTGCCGATGTCCTGCTGCGGGCGATGATCGGCTCGCAGAGCGCGCTAGAAATACCGACGGGCGTGGTGACGACGATCCTCGGCGCGGCGTTCCTGATGTTGCTGGCCCGCAACATCAGGATCACGTCGCGGCCTGCCGAACCGCCTTCGGCAGGCGCGAGGGGCGGGGTCGGCGTGGTCCGCTACCGCGTCGTACTCGGCACCCTGATCGTCGCCACGCTCGGCGTGCTGGCCTCGGCCGTGCTGCTCGGCGACACCAAGCTGCTCTTGGGAGACATCGGCAACTGGCTGGCAGGGCAGGCGGGCCCGATCGTCAGCAACGTCATGGACACCAGGGCGCCGAGAGTGCTCGCCGCGCTGCTCGCCGGTGCCGCGCTCGCGCTCGCCGGCTCGCTGATCCAGTCCGTCGCCCGCAATCCGCTGGCCGAACCCGGCATCATCGGTGTCTCCGGCGGCGCGAGTCTCGGCGCGGTCACCGTGATCACCCTCGTGCCGGGCATCGGTTTCTGGGCGCAGGCCGGGTTCGCGGGGCTGGGCGCGGCGCTGGCGACGGCGATCGTATTCGCGCTGGCGGCGAAGGGCGGCTTCGCGAGTGAACGTCTCGTGCTCATCGGGTTCGGAGTGCAGGCGGCGACGCAGGCGCTCGTCACCCTGCTCATCGCCCTTTCCGATCCGTGGAACGAGACGAAGGCGCTGACCTGGCTCGGCGGTTCCACCTACGGGAGGTCGTTCGAGCACCTGGTGCCGATGGCACTGGTGCTGCTGGTGATGGTCCCGCTGCTCGTGCGTGCCCGAGGCGAACTCGACCTGCTCTCCGTCGACGACGAGACCCCGAGGGTGCTCGGCGTGAACGTGCCGAGGACCCGGCTGCTGATGCTCGCCGGAGCGGCGCTGCTGACCGGTGCCGCGGTCGCGGGAATCGGCGTGATCGCCTTCGTGGGGCTGGTCGCCCCGCACGCGGCGCGCGCGATCGTCGGGAGGCGGCACGCCCGCATGCTGCCCGTAGCCGCGTTGCTCGGCGCGGTGCTCGTCTGCCTTGCCGACACCATCGGCCGCACCGTCATCGCGCCAGGGCAGCTTCCCGCCGGACTGACGACGGCGATCATCGGCGCGCCGTACTTCGTGTGGCTGCTCTACCGCAGCCGCAAGCACGCGGGCTGA
- a CDS encoding dimethylarginine dimethylaminohydrolase family protein produces the protein MDEVYVESEFAPLRTVVLARSEVAIPVSAATSGDSRFLAEGWQRNPVGKDMREGAPERQAAWERERDRFREVLEAHGVRVLRPRRLSDQEKAEAGEDGYANFFARDPFFTIGDQVIEASMRFRHRRREVLPVRDVLLDHVLPAQCGYVALPMPETPEPGDATLGRGPFLEGGDVLVLGSHVFVGDSGLASNRLGARWLAKYLAPHGYTVERVRLHEQILHLDCALGLVREGLLVVCEEALLDGVPPILRDWDRVPVSLEKATALATNGLPLDQGSYITDPAFADVGERLAARGIHVEYVDFSITRSLGGSFRCSTQPLLRRD, from the coding sequence GTGGACGAGGTGTACGTCGAGAGCGAGTTCGCGCCGTTACGCACGGTGGTGCTCGCGCGGAGCGAGGTGGCGATCCCGGTGTCCGCGGCGACCTCGGGCGACAGCCGGTTCCTCGCCGAAGGCTGGCAGCGCAACCCGGTCGGCAAGGACATGCGGGAGGGCGCCCCGGAACGGCAGGCCGCGTGGGAGCGGGAAAGGGACCGGTTCCGCGAGGTGCTGGAGGCCCACGGCGTCAGGGTGCTGCGGCCCCGCCGGCTCAGCGACCAGGAGAAGGCGGAAGCCGGTGAGGACGGATACGCCAACTTCTTCGCCCGCGATCCGTTCTTCACGATCGGCGACCAGGTGATCGAAGCCTCGATGCGGTTCCGGCACCGCCGCCGCGAGGTACTTCCTGTTCGCGACGTGCTGCTCGACCACGTTCTGCCTGCCCAGTGCGGGTACGTCGCGCTCCCCATGCCGGAAACCCCCGAACCGGGGGACGCCACCCTCGGCAGGGGCCCCTTCCTCGAAGGCGGGGACGTGCTGGTGCTCGGCTCGCACGTCTTCGTCGGCGACTCGGGACTTGCCTCGAACCGGCTGGGAGCGCGCTGGCTCGCGAAGTACCTCGCACCGCACGGCTACACCGTCGAGCGGGTCCGCCTTCACGAGCAAATCCTGCATCTGGACTGCGCGCTCGGGCTCGTCAGGGAAGGTTTGCTCGTGGTGTGCGAGGAGGCGCTGCTCGACGGCGTTCCCCCGATCCTGCGCGATTGGGACCGCGTTCCGGTGTCGTTGGAAAAAGCCACCGCGCTCGCCACCAACGGCCTGCCGCTCGACCAGGGCAGCTACATCACCGATCCCGCGTTCGCCGACGTGGGCGAACGCCTTGCGGCAAGGGGAATTCACGTCGAGTACGTCGACTTCTCGATCACTCGTTCGCTCGGCGGTTCGTTCCGGTGCAGTACACAACCGCTGTTGCGGCGCGACTGA